In Flavobacterium sp. N3904, one DNA window encodes the following:
- a CDS encoding DUF5689 domain-containing protein: MNIKFYTVFLGITIAFGSCAKEEFDVPKLTCTQPDLKVNRTVEEVRAVTGSIVTQYTYDDIIEAYVVSSDESGNFFKTISFQTLAKATTPSIGFSVPVDASNTYIDFRLGNKVYIKMKDQYTDINFGGMRIGSIYVNTYNEGGVGRISANDYKKVLNASCTMLSEDFLVRTISIPELLQDSNINTLVELSNVQFTKDAIGRHYYEESNDVGGGTNWSLMDKLGNQVLFRTSSFADFADKIVPDGSGKVRGILTKFGSDYQLLARSEKDVYLTGTAAVPFFAENFQSVETNTKLNLPNWTNLVQKGTKYWIGTVYAGNGYAEFNTTGTKVVSNIAWLISPKIDMDLHTNEVLTFRSAQHHLDVDSPLNSLEVYVSNDFDGLNITKATWIPLTVVLPKQATPWYQFVGSGGVDLSSYKGKINIAFKYTGSGKNLALDGAFEVDDVQIFGD; the protein is encoded by the coding sequence ATGAACATAAAATTCTACACTGTTTTTTTAGGAATTACAATCGCTTTTGGCAGTTGTGCTAAAGAAGAATTTGATGTGCCAAAATTGACTTGCACCCAACCCGATTTGAAAGTAAATCGCACCGTTGAAGAAGTTCGAGCCGTTACAGGTTCCATTGTAACTCAATATACTTACGATGATATTATTGAGGCCTACGTGGTTTCGAGTGATGAATCAGGGAATTTTTTCAAAACCATTTCGTTTCAAACTTTGGCTAAAGCGACAACGCCATCAATCGGTTTTAGTGTTCCTGTGGATGCTTCGAATACCTATATTGATTTTAGATTAGGCAATAAAGTGTATATAAAAATGAAAGATCAATATACCGACATTAACTTTGGAGGGATGCGAATTGGTAGCATTTATGTCAATACATATAACGAAGGAGGTGTTGGCCGAATTTCTGCTAACGATTATAAAAAAGTACTGAATGCTTCTTGCACAATGTTGAGCGAGGATTTTTTGGTTCGTACTATTTCTATTCCTGAATTGTTGCAGGATTCAAATATCAATACATTGGTAGAATTGTCAAATGTACAATTTACAAAAGACGCTATAGGGCGTCATTATTATGAAGAATCGAACGATGTGGGTGGAGGAACCAATTGGAGTTTGATGGATAAACTGGGAAATCAAGTATTGTTCCGAACTAGTAGTTTTGCCGATTTTGCTGATAAAATTGTTCCTGACGGAAGTGGAAAAGTACGCGGCATTTTGACCAAGTTTGGCTCTGACTATCAGTTGTTGGCACGGTCCGAAAAAGATGTGTACCTTACAGGTACTGCTGCAGTCCCGTTCTTTGCCGAGAATTTCCAAAGTGTGGAAACCAATACCAAACTCAATCTTCCAAATTGGACAAATTTAGTTCAAAAAGGAACAAAATACTGGATTGGCACTGTGTACGCAGGAAATGGTTATGCCGAATTCAATACTACAGGAACCAAGGTTGTGTCTAATATAGCTTGGCTGATTTCTCCAAAAATTGATATGGATTTGCATACTAATGAAGTGCTCACTTTTAGATCGGCGCAGCATCACCTAGATGTAGATTCCCCTTTAAATTCGCTTGAGGTCTATGTTTCGAATGATTTTGATGGTTTGAATATCACCAAAGCCACTTGGATTCCGCTCACGGTTGTGTTGCCCAAACAAGCCACGCCCTGGTATCAGTTTGTGGGTTCTGGAGGAGTAGATTTATCATCTTATAAAGGAAAGATAAACATTGCTTTTAAGTACACCGGTTCCGGAAAAAACCTTGCTTTGGATGGTGCTTTTGAAGTGGATGATGTACAGATTTTCGGAGATTAA
- the pyk gene encoding pyruvate kinase — protein MLTNKKTKIVATLGPACSTREIIKDMIEAGVNVFRVNFSHADYEDVKNKISIIRGLNEEFGYTTGILGDLQGPKLRVGVMEDGVVVNDGDLITFTTAEDILGTSKKVFMKYKNFPNDVNPGERILLDDGKLIFEIVETDKKTEVIARVVQGGELKSKKGVNLPNTKISLPAMTEKDVADAIFAIEQNLDWIALSFVKTPRDLQDLQELIAKHSEYKIPIIAKIEMPEALENIDRIVAYCDALMVARGDLGVELPAHEVPLVQKELIRRAKTARIPVIVATQMMETMITSLTPTRAEVNDVANSVMDGADAVMLSGETATGNYPVQVIQKMTQIIEAVEDSPLIQVPLNSPQVRTNRFITKTICQHAAIMANVIKAKAICTLTNSGYTAFQISAWRPSAHILVFTSNRRILTQLNLLWGVKSYFYEKSVSTDDTVTDVNEIARQKGYVKKGDFLINLAAMPITDKGMVNTLRVSEIE, from the coding sequence ATGCTTACAAACAAAAAAACCAAAATTGTAGCCACACTTGGGCCTGCATGTAGTACACGAGAAATCATAAAAGACATGATTGAAGCAGGTGTAAATGTATTTAGAGTAAATTTTTCGCATGCAGATTACGAAGATGTTAAAAACAAAATTAGCATCATCCGTGGCTTAAACGAAGAATTTGGATACACTACTGGAATTCTTGGAGATTTACAAGGGCCTAAACTACGCGTTGGCGTAATGGAAGATGGTGTAGTTGTAAATGATGGTGATTTAATTACTTTCACAACTGCCGAAGATATATTAGGTACTTCAAAGAAAGTATTCATGAAGTATAAAAATTTTCCAAACGATGTAAATCCAGGAGAAAGAATATTACTTGATGACGGAAAACTTATTTTTGAAATCGTTGAAACGGATAAAAAAACAGAAGTAATTGCCCGAGTAGTTCAAGGTGGTGAATTAAAATCTAAAAAAGGAGTTAATTTACCAAATACAAAAATTTCATTGCCTGCAATGACTGAGAAAGATGTGGCAGATGCTATTTTTGCAATTGAGCAAAATTTAGACTGGATTGCACTATCTTTCGTGAAAACACCAAGAGATTTGCAAGATTTGCAAGAGTTAATTGCAAAACACTCTGAATATAAAATTCCTATTATTGCCAAAATCGAAATGCCAGAGGCATTAGAAAATATAGATCGAATTGTAGCCTATTGTGATGCATTGATGGTTGCTCGTGGAGATTTAGGAGTTGAACTTCCTGCACACGAAGTGCCTTTAGTACAAAAAGAACTAATACGCAGAGCAAAAACAGCTAGAATTCCAGTAATTGTTGCCACACAAATGATGGAGACTATGATTACCAGTTTGACTCCAACACGTGCCGAAGTAAATGACGTAGCCAACTCGGTTATGGATGGTGCCGATGCAGTAATGCTTTCTGGAGAAACTGCTACTGGAAATTATCCAGTACAAGTAATTCAGAAAATGACCCAAATTATTGAAGCAGTAGAAGATTCACCACTTATTCAGGTGCCACTAAACTCTCCACAGGTAAGAACAAATCGTTTCATCACTAAAACAATTTGTCAGCATGCAGCTATTATGGCCAATGTTATCAAAGCAAAAGCAATTTGTACTTTGACTAATAGTGGATATACTGCATTTCAAATTTCGGCTTGGAGACCTTCTGCTCATATATTGGTTTTTACTTCAAACAGAAGAATCCTTACTCAACTCAACTTGTTATGGGGAGTAAAATCATATTTTTATGAAAAATCGGTAAGTACTGATGATACAGTGACAGATGTTAATGAAATAGCCAGACAAAAAGGGTATGTAAAAAAAGGAGATTTCCTTATTAACCTAGCCGCAATGCCAATTACTGACAAGGGAATGGTAAATACTTTAAGAGTTTCTGAAATAGAATAG
- a CDS encoding IPExxxVDY family protein has translation MAIHKLDIGEFDEIDYSLIAIHTSLEDYRLAYFINQKLHVNLNKSKKEIQITVKEGEAHFSRFHYYEMKKDVSWDLIQNKNEVIQQQNENNQSLFSNVNIEVATKVYMLPEFKKVDYFLKIENSENDLNIVKLQNTLNTIDNIATIYLVDTNKIKSKNNLIF, from the coding sequence ATGGCAATTCACAAATTGGATATTGGCGAATTTGACGAAATAGATTATAGTCTTATCGCAATTCATACCTCATTAGAAGACTACCGATTGGCTTATTTTATCAATCAAAAACTTCATGTAAATCTGAATAAATCTAAAAAAGAAATTCAAATTACAGTTAAAGAAGGAGAAGCCCATTTTTCAAGATTTCATTATTATGAAATGAAAAAAGATGTTTCTTGGGATTTGATACAGAATAAAAATGAAGTCATCCAGCAACAAAATGAAAATAATCAAAGTTTATTTTCGAATGTAAATATAGAAGTAGCCACAAAAGTATATATGCTTCCAGAATTCAAAAAAGTAGATTATTTTTTGAAAATAGAAAATAGTGAAAACGATTTAAATATAGTAAAATTACAGAATACATTGAATACCATTGACAATATTGCAACCATTTATCTTGTCGATACCAATAAAATAAAATCTAAAAACAATTTAATTTTTTAA
- a CDS encoding ribonuclease III family protein produces MRFIKKIFSRSRSLEDGIFFDIIQPILGFNPITLDFYRKAFTHRSSNRLDLKGNPINYERLEFLGDAMLSAVIAGYLFNEAPLGDEGYLTKMRSKIVSREHLNELGKDLNLIKFIESKVPVHHFGENIHGNIFESLVGAIYLDRGYEYCEKFIQKRVIIPYVDIARLEGKVISYKSLVIEWCQKEKRLFHYDIFEDNAIDGQRLFGVKLSIDDKVIAKARATSKKKAEEKASQRAYFAFQEKIDRK; encoded by the coding sequence ATGCGTTTTATAAAAAAAATATTCTCAAGATCCCGTTCTCTAGAAGACGGGATTTTTTTTGATATAATTCAACCTATTCTTGGATTTAATCCAATAACTTTGGATTTTTATAGGAAAGCTTTTACGCATCGTTCCTCCAATAGACTGGATCTAAAAGGAAATCCAATTAATTATGAGCGTCTTGAATTTCTGGGAGATGCTATGCTGAGCGCTGTAATTGCTGGATACTTATTTAATGAAGCTCCTCTTGGAGACGAAGGATATCTGACCAAAATGCGATCCAAAATTGTAAGTAGAGAACATTTAAATGAATTAGGAAAAGATTTAAATCTTATAAAATTTATTGAAAGTAAAGTCCCTGTTCATCATTTTGGTGAAAATATACACGGCAATATCTTCGAGTCATTAGTTGGAGCCATTTATCTTGACAGAGGATACGAATATTGCGAAAAATTTATCCAGAAAAGAGTAATAATTCCTTATGTAGATATTGCTCGACTTGAAGGCAAGGTTATCAGCTATAAAAGTCTGGTAATAGAATGGTGTCAAAAAGAAAAAAGACTTTTTCACTATGACATTTTTGAAGACAATGCTATCGATGGTCAACGCTTATTTGGGGTTAAGCTTAGTATTGATGATAAAGTTATTGCCAAAGCCAGAGCAACTTCAAAAAAGAAAGCAGAAGAGAAAGCATCGCAAAGAGCCTATTTTGCATTTCAAGAGAAAATTGACAGAAAATAA
- the fabF gene encoding beta-ketoacyl-ACP synthase II has protein sequence MVLRRVVVTGLGALTPIGNNIQEYWNGLINGISGAAPITYFDASKFRTHFACELKNFNVEEFIDRKEARKMDRYAQYAMVSSEEAMKDANFNLETIDKDRAGVIWGSGIGGLETFQIEVLNFAAGDGTPKFNPFFIPKMISDIACGHISIKYGFRGPNFATVSACASSTNAIIDAFNYIRLGHADIMVTGGSEAAVTIAGMGGFNAMHALSTRNDDPKTASRPMDKDRDGFVLGEGAGALILEEYEHAVARGAKIYCEIGGGGMSADAYHITAPHPEGLGAKNVMLNCLRDSGLQPTDVDGVNMHGTSTPLGDLAESKAIEHVFGEHAYTMNLNSTKSMTGHLLGAAGAIETISSILSLTHGIVPPTINHFTDDENIDSKLNFTFNVAQKREMNVVMSNTFGFGGHNACVLVKKIDFKA, from the coding sequence ATGGTTTTACGAAGAGTTGTTGTAACAGGCTTAGGTGCTCTTACTCCCATTGGAAATAATATTCAAGAATATTGGAATGGTCTTATCAACGGAATCAGCGGTGCAGCGCCAATAACCTATTTTGATGCTTCAAAATTTAGAACTCACTTTGCTTGTGAATTAAAGAACTTCAATGTTGAAGAATTCATTGACAGAAAAGAAGCTCGTAAAATGGATCGTTATGCACAATATGCAATGGTTTCGTCTGAAGAAGCGATGAAAGACGCCAATTTTAATTTAGAAACTATTGATAAAGATCGTGCTGGAGTAATTTGGGGATCAGGAATTGGAGGATTAGAAACTTTTCAAATAGAAGTACTTAATTTTGCTGCTGGTGATGGAACTCCAAAATTCAATCCTTTCTTCATTCCGAAAATGATATCAGATATTGCTTGCGGGCACATTTCTATTAAATATGGTTTTAGAGGACCAAATTTTGCAACTGTATCCGCTTGTGCGTCTTCAACAAATGCTATTATTGATGCTTTCAATTATATTCGTTTAGGTCATGCAGATATTATGGTTACTGGAGGTTCCGAAGCGGCTGTAACAATTGCCGGTATGGGAGGTTTTAATGCCATGCATGCTTTATCAACCAGAAATGATGATCCAAAAACAGCTTCAAGACCAATGGACAAAGACAGAGATGGATTTGTTTTGGGTGAAGGTGCAGGAGCTTTAATTCTGGAAGAATACGAACATGCTGTAGCCCGAGGTGCTAAAATATATTGTGAAATTGGCGGTGGTGGAATGTCTGCGGATGCTTACCATATAACGGCTCCACATCCTGAAGGATTAGGCGCCAAAAATGTAATGTTGAACTGCTTGCGAGATTCAGGCTTACAACCTACAGATGTTGATGGTGTAAATATGCACGGTACATCTACTCCGTTAGGAGATTTAGCAGAATCTAAAGCTATTGAACATGTATTTGGTGAACATGCTTATACGATGAATTTAAATTCGACAAAATCAATGACCGGACACTTATTAGGTGCTGCGGGTGCTATCGAAACCATTTCTTCTATATTATCGCTGACACACGGTATTGTCCCTCCTACAATTAATCATTTTACAGATGATGAGAACATTGATTCTAAATTGAATTTTACTTTTAATGTCGCTCAGAAAAGAGAGATGAATGTAGTGATGAGCAATACATTTGGTTTTGGTGGCCATAATGCATGTGTATTGGTTAAAAAAATTGATTTCAAAGCTTAA
- a CDS encoding acyl carrier protein has product MSDIASRVKAIIVDKLGVDENEVVTEASFTNDLGADSLDTVELIMEFEKEFDIQIPDDQAENIATVGQAISYIEEAKK; this is encoded by the coding sequence ATGTCAGACATTGCATCAAGAGTAAAAGCGATTATCGTAGACAAATTAGGTGTTGACGAAAACGAAGTTGTAACAGAAGCAAGCTTCACTAATGATTTGGGAGCTGACTCATTAGACACTGTTGAGCTTATTATGGAATTCGAAAAAGAATTTGACATTCAAATTCCAGACGATCAAGCAGAAAACATCGCTACTGTAGGTCAAGCTATCTCTTACATCGAGGAAGCTAAAAAATAA
- a CDS encoding phosphoribosylglycinamide formyltransferase — translation MKRILIFASGSGTNAENIVKYFGNRSTGTVVAIFTNNSKATVLEKAKKLAVPTVIFSKDELYSGITLQKVKDFQPDLIVLAGFLLKFPQNLIDAYPNQIINIHPALLPKFGGKGMYGLHIHKAVVEKKEKETGISIHYVNENYDEGNIIFQQNVLLSETDTAESVAEKIHALEQQYFPVVIERLLTSNL, via the coding sequence ATGAAAAGAATACTGATATTTGCTTCTGGATCGGGGACTAACGCTGAAAATATTGTAAAATATTTTGGCAATAGATCTACTGGAACAGTGGTAGCGATTTTCACAAATAATTCGAAGGCAACCGTTCTGGAGAAAGCAAAAAAATTAGCAGTTCCAACAGTTATTTTTTCAAAAGACGAATTATATTCAGGAATAACGCTACAAAAAGTTAAAGATTTTCAACCTGATTTGATTGTCTTGGCTGGTTTTTTATTAAAATTTCCTCAAAATTTGATTGATGCCTATCCAAATCAAATCATAAACATCCATCCAGCACTGTTACCGAAATTTGGAGGAAAAGGGATGTACGGTTTGCATATTCATAAAGCCGTGGTTGAAAAAAAGGAAAAGGAAACCGGAATTAGTATTCATTATGTAAATGAAAATTATGATGAAGGGAATATTATATTTCAACAAAACGTTCTTCTCTCCGAAACCGACACGGCGGAATCAGTTGCTGAAAAAATTCATGCGCTGGAACAACAATATTTTCCAGTGGTCATTGAAAGACTTTTAACTTCTAATCTCTAA
- the rnhA gene encoding ribonuclease HI — protein MEYDVHIYTDGAAKGNPGNGGYGVVMEWVGKPYKKEFYEGFRYTTNNRMELLGVIVGLEKLKNENTSVLVISDSKYVVDSVLKKWVFGWEKKGFAGKKNPDLWKRFLIVYKKHKVDFKWIKGHNNHPQNERCDELAVMASMQQQLSVDAFYEKTEGKLL, from the coding sequence TTGGAATACGACGTACATATATATACAGACGGAGCCGCCAAAGGCAATCCAGGAAATGGCGGTTATGGAGTTGTTATGGAATGGGTTGGCAAGCCTTATAAAAAAGAATTCTATGAGGGTTTTAGATATACAACCAATAATAGGATGGAATTGTTGGGGGTCATTGTGGGTTTAGAAAAACTAAAAAATGAAAACACATCGGTATTGGTAATATCAGATTCTAAATATGTTGTTGATTCTGTGTTGAAAAAATGGGTGTTTGGATGGGAAAAAAAAGGTTTTGCAGGAAAGAAAAATCCTGATTTATGGAAGCGTTTTCTAATTGTTTATAAAAAACACAAGGTAGATTTCAAATGGATAAAAGGACATAATAATCATCCTCAAAACGAAAGATGTGACGAATTGGCCGTAATGGCATCGATGCAACAACAACTTTCTGTAGATGCTTTTTATGAAAAAACCGAAGGCAAACTTTTGTGA
- a CDS encoding PfkB family carbohydrate kinase, giving the protein MNKLLIVGTVAFDAIETPFGKTDKILGGAATYIGISASFFNVKSAIVSVVGDDFPQEYLDLLTARNIDISGIEIVKGGKTFFWSGLYHNDLNSRDTLVTELNVLADFQPKVPQDYKNAEIVMLGNLHPLVQSSVLDQMETTPKLVVLDTMNFWMDCALPELLEIIKRVDVITINDEEARQLSGEYSLVKAAAKIHTMGPKYVVIKKGEHGALLFHGEDIFFAPALPLEEVFDPTGAGDTFAGGFSGFITQSENVSFDNMKKAVIYGSNLASFSVEKFGTERMIDLDKKEVVERLKQFKSLTQFDIEL; this is encoded by the coding sequence ATGAATAAATTATTGATTGTTGGAACAGTAGCTTTCGACGCAATTGAAACTCCTTTTGGAAAAACAGACAAAATTTTGGGTGGAGCCGCCACTTATATTGGAATCTCAGCTTCTTTTTTTAATGTTAAATCAGCTATAGTCTCTGTAGTTGGCGATGATTTCCCTCAAGAATATCTGGATTTATTAACAGCAAGAAATATTGATATTTCTGGCATTGAAATTGTCAAAGGAGGAAAAACATTCTTTTGGAGTGGTTTATATCATAATGATTTGAATTCAAGAGATACTTTGGTGACAGAACTGAATGTTTTGGCCGATTTTCAGCCAAAAGTTCCTCAAGACTACAAAAATGCCGAAATAGTGATGTTAGGAAATCTACATCCACTAGTGCAAAGTAGTGTTTTGGATCAAATGGAAACTACACCAAAATTAGTAGTTCTTGACACGATGAATTTTTGGATGGATTGTGCCTTGCCTGAACTTTTGGAAATCATCAAAAGAGTAGATGTAATTACAATCAATGATGAAGAGGCGCGTCAACTTTCCGGAGAATATTCTTTGGTAAAAGCTGCGGCAAAGATTCACACAATGGGACCAAAATATGTGGTAATCAAAAAAGGGGAACATGGAGCATTATTGTTTCATGGAGAAGATATTTTCTTTGCACCAGCACTGCCATTAGAAGAAGTGTTTGATCCAACAGGTGCTGGAGATACTTTTGCCGGCGGTTTTTCTGGATTTATTACTCAAAGTGAAAATGTTTCTTTTGATAATATGAAAAAAGCAGTAATTTATGGTTCGAATTTGGCTTCTTTCAGCGTTGAGAAATTTGGAACAGAACGAATGATTGATTTAGATAAAAAAGAAGTGGTCGAGAGGTTGAAACAATTCAAATCGCTGACCCAGTTTGATATAGAATTATAG
- a CDS encoding amidophosphoribosyltransferase: MSDALKHECGIALVRLLKPLEFYKEKYGTAFYGIQKMYLMMEKQHNRGQDGAGFASIKMDVEPGERYISRVRSNHAQPIQDVFKQINDRINEEMVAHPEYADDVPKLKANIPYIGELYLGHVRYGTFGKNSIESVHPFLRQSNWMHRNLILAGNFNMTNVKELFQNLVELGQHPKEMADTVTVMEKIGHFLDKEVMQLYQDCKLMGLSKREASPVIAERLDIAKILTRSSKNLDGGYAMAGLLGHGDAFVFRDPAGIRPAYYYQDDEIVVVASERPVIQTVFNVPFEKVQEIDPGSALIIKKNGDVSMKEILTPTIKKACSFERIYFSRGSDAEIYQERKNLGKLILPSVLESIDFDTDNTVFSYIPNTAETSFYGLVEAAQDFLNQRKKNYILQNRDLLNEDTLEKLLSVKIRTEKVAIKDAKLRTFITEDSSRDDLVAHVYDVTYGVIKPTDNLVIIDDSIVRGTTLKMSIIKMMDRLKPKRIVIVSSAPQIRFPDCYGIDMAKLEGLVAFKAALELLKERNLYHIVDEVYAKCKAQENYHDNDVVNYVTAIYEPFTPQEVSNKIAELLSSPEINAEVKIIFQTVEDLHIACPKNLGDWYFTGDYPTPGGNRVVNRAFMNFYEGKDARAY, encoded by the coding sequence ATGAGCGACGCTTTAAAACATGAATGTGGGATAGCTTTAGTCAGACTTCTTAAGCCTCTTGAATTTTATAAAGAAAAGTACGGAACAGCTTTCTACGGCATACAAAAAATGTATTTGATGATGGAGAAGCAGCACAACCGCGGTCAAGATGGAGCTGGTTTTGCAAGTATCAAAATGGATGTAGAACCTGGTGAAAGATACATAAGTCGTGTGCGATCCAATCATGCTCAACCTATTCAGGATGTTTTTAAACAAATAAACGATCGAATAAACGAAGAAATGGTTGCTCATCCAGAATACGCGGATGATGTTCCAAAATTGAAAGCTAACATTCCTTATATAGGAGAATTGTATTTAGGACATGTTCGTTATGGAACTTTTGGCAAGAATAGTATCGAAAGTGTTCATCCTTTTTTACGTCAGAGCAACTGGATGCATCGAAATCTTATTTTAGCAGGAAATTTCAACATGACCAATGTTAAAGAACTTTTTCAAAATCTAGTTGAATTAGGACAGCATCCTAAAGAAATGGCAGATACAGTTACCGTAATGGAAAAAATCGGTCACTTTCTTGACAAAGAAGTAATGCAACTGTATCAAGATTGTAAATTGATGGGATTGTCAAAAAGAGAAGCCTCACCAGTTATTGCAGAACGATTGGATATTGCCAAAATTTTAACGCGTTCTTCCAAAAATTTGGATGGGGGATATGCTATGGCAGGTCTTTTGGGGCATGGTGATGCATTTGTTTTTAGAGATCCAGCCGGAATTCGTCCCGCTTATTATTATCAGGATGATGAGATAGTAGTTGTAGCTTCAGAAAGACCAGTAATTCAAACTGTTTTTAATGTCCCTTTTGAAAAAGTTCAGGAAATTGATCCAGGAAGTGCTTTGATTATCAAGAAAAATGGAGATGTTTCTATGAAAGAGATTCTTACTCCAACAATAAAAAAGGCATGTTCATTTGAACGTATTTATTTCTCCAGAGGAAGTGATGCCGAAATCTATCAAGAAAGAAAAAATTTAGGGAAACTTATTTTGCCAAGTGTTTTGGAATCTATTGATTTTGATACAGACAACACCGTTTTTTCATATATTCCAAATACAGCAGAAACCTCTTTTTATGGATTGGTAGAAGCAGCACAGGATTTTTTAAATCAAAGAAAGAAAAATTACATTCTCCAAAATAGGGATCTTTTGAATGAAGATACATTGGAGAAACTACTTTCTGTTAAAATCAGAACTGAAAAAGTAGCGATAAAAGACGCAAAATTAAGAACTTTTATTACCGAAGATAGTAGTAGAGACGATCTAGTGGCTCACGTTTATGATGTTACTTACGGGGTTATTAAACCAACAGATAATCTTGTCATAATTGATGATAGTATCGTAAGGGGAACAACTCTCAAAATGAGCATTATCAAAATGATGGATCGTTTGAAACCAAAAAGAATTGTCATTGTATCTTCAGCACCACAAATTCGTTTCCCCGATTGTTATGGAATCGACATGGCAAAACTGGAAGGGTTAGTAGCTTTTAAAGCTGCATTGGAGTTGCTGAAAGAGCGAAATTTATACCATATTGTAGATGAGGTGTATGCTAAGTGCAAAGCGCAAGAAAATTATCACGATAATGATGTCGTAAATTATGTCACTGCAATATACGAACCGTTTACACCTCAAGAGGTTTCCAATAAAATAGCCGAATTGTTAAGTTCTCCAGAAATTAATGCAGAGGTGAAAATTATTTTCCAAACCGTTGAAGATTTGCATATTGCGTGCCCAAAAAATTTAGGAGATTGGTATTTTACAGGAGATTACCCTACGCCTGGCGGAAACCGTGTTGTAAATCGTGCTTTTATGAATTTTTACGAAGGAAAAGATGCTAGGGCATATTAA